The genomic DNA TTCCGAAGAATACCGCTGCTAGTAACCCAGCTTTTTTCGGTCCGTATTTCTCTACAAAATGTCCTAAAAAGGCCGCAGATAATCCTAAAAATAAAATAGCAATACTAAAGGTTAAAGCCACCTCAGAATCAGACCAACCAAACATCTCTTTTAACGGCGCAGTAAAGTTACTCCATGCATAAACGGAGCCAATCGAAATATGAATCCCCACTGCTGATAATGCGATCAACCACCTGTTCTTCCTCACTAACATCTCTCCTTATTAAATTCTAAAAACGTTATGAATGGATCATAACGGATTTTGCTTATCTTAGGATTGAATCAACCGAAACACGAACATTAATAATATGCAAACTAAAAATATTCGTCTTTTAAAAGAATAAACCTACTTTACCATGTGAAAGTGAGGAAGACAATAGTAAATATGATATTTAATGTGGGAATAGTATTAATTTGAAGAATGAAAAATAGCTGTAAGCCTTTTAATAAGTGCTACAGCTACTGATGTTTATTGGAGGAAATAACAAGTGGTTTAGTTGGTCGTAGGGATTTAATCCAACTGTAAAATTCTCTCTTACTATGTGATAAGCTATCATAACTAAAAAAGGAATAGTCCACAAAATCCAGGTAGTTCTTTAACTGTTTCTTGTGTCCATTTCTAAACGCATTATAATCCCATAAGTTAGGTCTTTTAACAGGCAATGGTTTTACTTTTTGTAAATAAGGATGCTGTTGATAAACAATCGCAAGCGTACGGATCATTCGCTTTTGAGTCCGATGATGCCTAGCCTGAACGAGCAATTGTATGTAATCCACTTGGTCTCCAACCTGATAAATCAGTTGAATGATATCTAGAAAGTGTTTCGGAGAATCCAGATTATGTCTCCATCCATGCAAGCAAATCATATAAAAGGTATGATAGTCTGATAGTTCTTTGATATATTGGTAGTTTCCTAAAGTCCTAGCTCCCTGCCAAAACTCTTCAATCGGAAGCTTGGAGGTATCATCCCTTAACAGGTTCCAATGTAACTCTATTATTAATGGAATTTTGGAGTTTGGAATTGGTTTACTGAAGCTGTAGTGAAAATGGCCTTCGATTGGTTTCTCATTAATTGTGAACCCCAAAGCTATAACTGTTGTTATTGCTTTCTCTAAATCCTTTGGGTGGATTAACAAATCTATATCTGATGTACATCTAGCTCCAATATGACCAAAGTACTTTTCAGCAAATAGTACGCCCTTTAAAGGAATAGCTGGGAGTTCAGCTTGATCAAAGCAATCCAACACTTTTATTAATTGGCTTTTGATAAAAAGAGATAAGAAGAGATTTTCTTCGTATTGCTCCTTCAAACGTTCTTGGAAAAATACAGGTGTTTGATTTAAAGTTCCTTGTTGCTTTAATAGGGAGTAAACTTGAGGAGCAACACCAAACTCCATGATTTCTTTTAACAGGGATTTATAATTATATGAATCTAGGGTTACCTCTGATTCATACAAAGCCTGAATCCATTTCACCTCTTTCCCTCTCCTTTATTCAGATGCTAGCTCAACTCTTGGTTTGAACTTTTTGCGACTAAACGTGTGGAAGTTCGTTATAATAAAACACTTCTTCTATTTAGATATCTTCTTAAGAAGTCAGTTAAAATGGGTTGATTCATAATTAACCATCCCCAGAGATGTATTCTTAGTTGGTTTGGAAAAACTTTATGGTTTCCTTTATCAATATATTTGAGTGTACCAAGGATGTTTTCATTTCCGATTGGCTGGTCATAACTTGTATTTGTATCACCTTTGCAGAAGTATTGTAACTTACCGTCTTCATTTG from Robertmurraya sp. FSL R5-0851 includes the following:
- a CDS encoding nucleotidyltransferase domain-containing protein, which translates into the protein MKWIQALYESEVTLDSYNYKSLLKEIMEFGVAPQVYSLLKQQGTLNQTPVFFQERLKEQYEENLFLSLFIKSQLIKVLDCFDQAELPAIPLKGVLFAEKYFGHIGARCTSDIDLLIHPKDLEKAITTVIALGFTINEKPIEGHFHYSFSKPIPNSKIPLIIELHWNLLRDDTSKLPIEEFWQGARTLGNYQYIKELSDYHTFYMICLHGWRHNLDSPKHFLDIIQLIYQVGDQVDYIQLLVQARHHRTQKRMIRTLAIVYQQHPYLQKVKPLPVKRPNLWDYNAFRNGHKKQLKNYLDFVDYSFFSYDSLSHSKREFYSWIKSLRPTKPLVISSNKHQ
- a CDS encoding signal peptidase I, whose translation is MRFDIDTVSLLQKSIQKDGWLDLPSQGYSMYPTIQNGDICRFVPCNGNQLKKGDVILFWTESGQLVAHRYYYSKANEDGKLQYFCKGDTNTSYDQPIGNENILGTLKYIDKGNHKVFPNQLRIHLWGWLIMNQPILTDFLRRYLNRRSVLL